One stretch of Arachis hypogaea cultivar Tifrunner chromosome 20, arahy.Tifrunner.gnm2.J5K5, whole genome shotgun sequence DNA includes these proteins:
- the LOC140183116 gene encoding uncharacterized protein: MVGCMYTWKVWKRLEDHFSSQIKAKVMQLTNKLNTIQIGASVTEYVLAIKGTIDALASVGESVKESDHVIAILNGLTEEYSSLITSVLTTSRSQSITVGELEALLLSYESMLARFKRSEMLVQANLAQHYQYGQSQQMRRGFRGGFRGRGSRFRGGKNSYTGGRMMQESYSGGRGMQEQYNEGNEYGRGQHGRGRANGGGARNFVNTRPQYEKPQCQVCDKIGHTAKTCWYRYSEDQYEEDYSNQISQPATNFSKVLAAPATIQDPNWYPDSGTMHHMTHDEQNLVEKEEYVGDEQVVIGDGLGLQINSVGNQRNCASREGR; the protein is encoded by the exons ATGGTTGGATGTATGTACACATGGAAGGTTTGGAAGAGGCTCGAAGATCACTTCTCTTCTCAAATCAAAGCCAAGGTAATGCAGTTAACGAATAAGCTGAATACTATTCAAATTGGTGCCTCTGTCACTGAATATGTCTTGGCAATAAAAGGAACAATAGATGCACTAGCTTCTGTAGGTGAATCTGTGAAGGAGAGTGACCATGTAATTGCAATACTAAATGGACTGACTGAAGAATACTCATCACTGATAACCTCAGTGTTAACAACATCAAGATCTCAAAGTATAACTGTAGGTGAATTAGAAGCATTACTTCTTTCATATGAAAGCATGTTAGCAAGGTTTAAAAGGTCAGAAATGCTTGTGCAAGCTAATTTAGCTCAGCACTATCAATATGGACAAAGTCAGCAAATGAGAAGAGGCTTCAGGGGTGGCTTCCGAGGCAGAGGCAGTAGGTTCAGAGGAGGCAAAAATTCATACACTGGTGGAAGAATGATGCAAGAATCATACAGTGGTGGAAGAGGTATGCAAGAACAGTACAATGAAGGAAATGAATATGGAAGAGGACAGCACGGAAGAGGTAGAGCGaatggtggaggtgcaaggaaTTTCGTCAATACAAGACCACAGTATGAAAAGCCACAATGTCAAGTGTGTGATAAAATAGGACACACAGCAAAGACATGTTGGTACAGGTATAGTGAGGATCAATATGAAGAGGATTACAGCAACCAGATCAGCCAGCCTGCAACTAATTTCAGCAAAGTACTAGCTGCACCTGCCACCATCCAGGATCCAAATTGGTATCCGGACTCAGGCACCATGCATCACATGACACATGATGAACAAAATTTGGTTGAGAAAGAAGAATATGTGGGGGATGAACAAGTTGTCATTGGAGATGGATTAGGTTTGCAAATCAATTCAGTTG GAAACCAAAGAAACTGTGCTTCAAGGGAAGGTCGATAA